In Nocardioides bizhenqiangii, the DNA window ACGTCGTCGATCTTGTGACCTGGCGGACGCCCCGCGCTGCCGACGTGCGGCAGGCCACAGCCCGTTGGGCGGACCGCGGTTGCGCGGAGGCGTTCTTCACCCCCTAGCATGAGGCCGTTCGCCTCCGTCTCACCGGGAGTTTCTGTGCGTCTGCGTCTGCGTCCGGTCGATACCTCCTTCTACGAACTCTTCACCAAGTCGGCACAGCACCTCGTCCTCGGAGCCGAGCTGCTGGCCGAGATGCTGTCGGACTCGGCGGACAGGGCCGACGTCGCCGAGCGCATGCGCGCCGCGGAGCACGCCGCCGACGAGACGACCCACGAGATCGTCAAGAAGGTCAACAGCACGTTCGTGACGCCGTTCGACCGCGAGGACATCTACGCGCTCGGCTCCGGCCTCGACGACGTCATGGACATGATGGACGAGGCCGTCGATCTGATCCTCCTCTACGAGGTCACCTTCCTCCCTCCGGAGCTGTCCGAGCAGGTCAGCGTCCTCCAGCGCTGTGCGGAGCTCACCGCCGAGGCGATGCCGCGGCTGCAGTCGATGAAGGAGCTCGAGGACTATTGGATCGAGATCAACCGGCTCGAGAACACCGGTGACAAGGTGCACCGCAAGATGCTGGCCAACCTCTTCTCCGGCGAGTACAAGACCATCGACGTGCTCAAGCTCAAGGACGTAGAGGAATCCCTCGAGGGCGCGATCGATGCCTTCGAGAAGGTCGCCAACATCGTCGAGCAGATCGCCGTCAAGGAAAGCTGACCGAGGTTCCCCACTCGTGACCGTCACCCTCGCGATCGTGATCGCGGTCGTCGTCGTCGCGCTCGTCTTCGACTACACCAACGGCTTCCACGACGCTGCCAACGCGATCGCCACGTCAGTTTCGACGCGCGCCCTGACGCCGCGGATCGCCCTCGCGCTCGCGGCGATCATGAACTTCGTCGGCGCGTTCCTGGGTCAGAAGGTGGCACACACGGTCAGCGACGTGATCTCCCCCCCACAGAACAACCACGGCCTGATCATCGTGATGGCCGGCCTGGTCGGCGCCATCGCCTGGAACCTGATCACGTGGTACTTCGGACTG includes these proteins:
- a CDS encoding DUF47 domain-containing protein → MRLRLRPVDTSFYELFTKSAQHLVLGAELLAEMLSDSADRADVAERMRAAEHAADETTHEIVKKVNSTFVTPFDREDIYALGSGLDDVMDMMDEAVDLILLYEVTFLPPELSEQVSVLQRCAELTAEAMPRLQSMKELEDYWIEINRLENTGDKVHRKMLANLFSGEYKTIDVLKLKDVEESLEGAIDAFEKVANIVEQIAVKES